The proteins below are encoded in one region of Corynebacterium felinum:
- a CDS encoding CsbD family protein: MSDFENTVDDLKGKAKEAIGEATGNESLADEGKADQVIAGVKDAVHNAGESIKEAAEQAGESIKDAANKLIGSFKKDDDA, encoded by the coding sequence ATGAGCGATTTTGAAAACACGGTTGATGATCTCAAGGGCAAGGCCAAGGAGGCCATTGGTGAGGCTACCGGCAATGAAAGCTTGGCCGATGAAGGCAAGGCTGATCAGGTGATCGCGGGCGTGAAAGACGCAGTGCACAACGCCGGTGAAAGCATCAAGGAAGCCGCTGAGCAAGCTGGTGAGAGCATCAAGGATGCTGCGAACAAGCTGATCGGTTCGTTCAAGAAGGACGACGACGCTTAA
- a CDS encoding NPCBM/NEW2 domain-containing protein, whose product MMHGFDFRRLPEMLGTILAIITAVAGILTTFSKFSDQNPGLSQSSNSISSRVGSAGNGGNWGNQPGGHNGGGGNNGVDYDGHIGDNRYAFTHFVDKGDGKVSGRRTVWVNGQRYDNSLYLNHANNDYGRSSAITSQIRGQFQRFTTTLAVPDNSTENQRVNVLFYADDRKVGEYNVVPGHPQAIEIPLNGVRRLNVVTHVYHYQGNRKYEDFKPDHKLGVAIVNPILHK is encoded by the coding sequence ATGATGCACGGATTTGATTTCCGTAGGCTCCCTGAGATGCTTGGCACCATTTTGGCAATCATCACTGCAGTCGCAGGTATTTTGACCACCTTTTCCAAGTTCAGCGATCAAAACCCAGGGTTGTCACAATCGAGCAACTCGATCAGCAGCAGGGTTGGCAGCGCTGGCAATGGTGGCAATTGGGGCAATCAACCCGGTGGACACAACGGCGGCGGAGGAAACAACGGCGTTGATTACGACGGCCACATTGGAGACAACCGCTATGCTTTCACCCACTTCGTAGACAAGGGTGACGGCAAAGTCAGCGGACGACGCACAGTATGGGTTAACGGTCAACGATATGACAACTCCCTTTACCTCAACCACGCAAACAATGATTATGGTCGCTCATCTGCAATTACAAGCCAAATCCGCGGTCAATTCCAACGTTTTACTACCACCTTGGCGGTCCCCGATAACTCGACAGAGAACCAACGAGTGAATGTTCTTTTCTATGCCGATGATCGCAAGGTAGGCGAATACAATGTAGTTCCCGGACACCCGCAAGCCATCGAGATCCCTCTCAACGGCGTGCGTCGCCTCAATGTAGTCACCCACGTTTATCACTACCAAGGAAATCGTAAATACGAGGATTTTAAACCCGACCACAAACTCGGCGTAGCGATTGTCAACCCAATCCTGCACAAGTAA